In a genomic window of Planctomycetota bacterium:
- a CDS encoding DUF1549 and DUF1553 domain-containing protein, protein MRTAFLALLAVALVPAGWAQEKSLSGPALIDHWVRAKWEELGIKPAPRAGDAEFLRRVYLDLVGVIPSAEEAERFLSDTDPGKRAKLVETLLRDRRYAEHWATVWSGILVGFDNERVEQLARAKEQEDLEEIFTKNVPYDEFARRVITVDGAVYDRPAAMMEGSAAKDLPDEVGLASYLVRLRRVAGNEFPHATAGKLTRVFMGVQIQCAQCHDHPFDKWTQEEFYGMASFFTGVTVRAEKIDDKQRYYIVQDLEDRKLEGNRREKIRGMLSGAGKDLTIPNSKSGPIKAAFLETGKGVEPGLSRRESFARHMTAKDNLQFARMAVNRYWAQFFGAGIVHPPDDFNGRNKPTHPELLDALAQEFIAKGYDLRWLIRTITASEAYNLTSRSPGKDRDPQAEKYLALHRVRALAPEPILRSVAKALHLGEGALARRLADLRKERKDDKGKDGPGMMGAADLMRDRVLQGLVAQFRFNFGDDEGGEVAEFAGTIPSALLMMNHPILMGTAASLRRGTGFSAFLARHATPEDKIRAVYLSALSRPPTAKEMSRWKGHVQRAGDAGYEDLLWTLLNTSEFLFNH, encoded by the coding sequence ATGCGTACCGCGTTCCTGGCGCTCCTGGCCGTGGCGCTCGTTCCGGCGGGGTGGGCGCAGGAGAAGTCGCTTTCGGGTCCGGCGCTGATCGACCACTGGGTGCGCGCCAAGTGGGAGGAACTCGGGATCAAGCCCGCGCCGCGGGCGGGGGACGCCGAGTTCCTGCGCCGGGTGTATCTCGATCTGGTCGGCGTGATTCCCTCCGCGGAGGAGGCGGAGCGGTTCCTGTCCGACACGGATCCGGGAAAGCGCGCCAAGCTCGTGGAGACGCTCCTTCGGGACCGCCGCTATGCGGAGCATTGGGCGACCGTGTGGAGCGGGATCCTGGTGGGCTTCGACAACGAGCGGGTCGAGCAGCTGGCGCGCGCCAAGGAACAGGAGGATCTCGAGGAGATCTTCACCAAGAACGTTCCGTACGACGAATTCGCGCGGCGCGTCATTACGGTGGATGGAGCCGTCTACGACCGTCCGGCGGCCATGATGGAGGGCTCCGCCGCCAAGGACCTGCCGGACGAGGTCGGGCTGGCGAGTTATCTGGTGCGCCTGCGGCGCGTGGCCGGCAACGAGTTTCCGCACGCCACGGCCGGCAAACTCACGCGGGTCTTCATGGGCGTCCAGATCCAGTGCGCCCAGTGTCACGACCATCCCTTCGATAAGTGGACTCAGGAAGAGTTCTACGGGATGGCCTCGTTCTTCACGGGAGTGACCGTCCGGGCGGAGAAAATCGACGACAAGCAGCGGTACTACATCGTGCAGGACCTCGAGGACCGCAAGCTCGAGGGGAACCGGCGCGAGAAGATCCGAGGGATGCTCTCCGGAGCCGGGAAGGACCTCACGATTCCGAACTCGAAGTCCGGTCCCATCAAGGCGGCGTTCCTCGAGACGGGCAAGGGCGTGGAGCCGGGTCTGTCGCGCCGCGAGAGCTTCGCGCGCCACATGACGGCGAAGGACAACCTGCAGTTCGCGCGGATGGCGGTCAACCGCTACTGGGCGCAGTTCTTCGGGGCGGGGATCGTCCACCCGCCGGACGATTTCAACGGGCGCAACAAACCGACGCATCCGGAGCTTCTGGACGCCCTGGCGCAGGAGTTCATCGCGAAGGGGTATGACCTCCGGTGGCTCATCCGGACGATCACGGCGTCGGAGGCCTACAACCTCACCTCGCGGTCGCCGGGCAAGGACCGGGATCCGCAGGCGGAGAAGTATCTGGCGCTGCACCGGGTGCGGGCTCTGGCGCCGGAACCGATCCTGCGCTCGGTGGCCAAGGCGTTGCACCTGGGGGAGGGGGCGCTGGCCCGGCGGCTGGCCGACCTGCGCAAGGAGCGCAAGGACGACAAGGGCAAAGACGGTCCGGGGATGATGGGAGCGGCGGATCTCATGCGGGACCGCGTCCTGCAGGGCCTGGTGGCGCAGTTCCGCTTCAATTTCGGCGACGACGAAGGCGGCGAAGTCGCGGAGTTCGCCGGAACGATTCCTTCCGCGCTGCTCATGATGAATCATCCGATTCTCATGGGAACGGCGGCGAGTCTGCGCCGGGGCACGGGGTTCAGCGCGTTCCTGGCCCGGCACGCGACGCCGGAGGATAAGATCCGGGCCGTTTATCTTTCCGCGCTCAGCCGTCCTCCGACGGCGAAGGAGATGTCGCGCTGGAAGGGGCACGTGCAGCGCGCCGGCGACGCCGGCTACGAGGACTTGCTGTGGACGCTTCTGAACACGAGCGAGT